A window of the Streptomyces griseochromogenes genome harbors these coding sequences:
- a CDS encoding nucleoside deaminase, whose translation MFDPSRDDFDEVNHRWLCPRGAERRPSGPVAIYLLTWPSTVLKPYERVRLAVAVARCLSGVAGAALEERCMDFGRRRFVGTLGAVVSQAAAPGTRPRSAFPRDTDGGHERFMRLAMEQARQNPAFPFGAVIVGTRTGEVLAGGVNATKDNPALHGEVVAMNDYVRRHGNHGWADTTLYTTGEPCSMCVSAMVWANLRRVVWGSSIDEIRRTGIHQIALSAREVARSAGSFYTPELFLGGVLADSTDRLFQEARRLRRRDACGELA comes from the coding sequence ATGTTCGACCCGTCTCGCGACGACTTCGACGAGGTCAACCACCGCTGGTTGTGCCCCCGGGGCGCCGAGCGCCGGCCCAGCGGCCCCGTCGCCATCTACCTGTTGACGTGGCCCTCGACCGTGCTGAAGCCATATGAGCGGGTCAGGCTGGCGGTGGCGGTGGCGAGGTGTTTGAGTGGAGTCGCGGGTGCCGCTCTTGAGGAGAGGTGTATGGACTTCGGCAGACGGCGGTTCGTCGGGACACTGGGCGCGGTGGTGTCACAAGCCGCGGCGCCGGGCACTCGTCCTCGGAGCGCGTTCCCCCGGGACACCGACGGCGGCCACGAGCGTTTCATGCGGCTGGCCATGGAGCAGGCCCGGCAGAACCCCGCCTTCCCCTTCGGCGCGGTGATCGTCGGCACCCGTACCGGCGAGGTCCTGGCCGGCGGGGTCAACGCCACGAAGGACAATCCGGCTCTGCACGGCGAGGTGGTCGCCATGAACGACTACGTGCGTCGGCACGGCAACCACGGATGGGCCGACACCACCCTCTACACCACGGGTGAGCCCTGCTCGATGTGCGTGAGCGCGATGGTCTGGGCGAATCTGCGACGCGTCGTCTGGGGAAGCTCGATCGACGAGATCCGCCGGACGGGGATCCACCAGATCGCACTGTCCGCACGGGAAGTGGCCCGCTCGGCAGGGTCCTTCTACACTCCGGAACTGTTCCTGGGCGGCGTGCTGGCGGACAGCACGGACCGCCTCTTCCAGGAGGCCCGGCGGCTCCGCCGACGTGACGCCTGCGGGGAGCTCGCCTGA
- a CDS encoding VC0807 family protein, with protein sequence MTGTHMVNKRAGSSNGPLLQSLGLNVVAPLAVFYGLRAAGVGLWWAVLASAVPPLLEGLLTVVRERRVGMLGVLVLSMVALGAAMSAVTGSPRLMFAKDGWITGVIGLVFLATLRGQPFMYRVLSSVARGDKRAELERNWQASPTFRQVMRRLTAVWGVGLLLDSVVRVVLAYTLPIDSVVLVTTLQYVALFMGLELFSRRYARKPARLAVIHNETAAVAS encoded by the coding sequence ATGACCGGGACGCACATGGTGAACAAGCGGGCGGGTTCGTCGAACGGGCCGTTGTTGCAGAGTCTGGGGCTGAATGTCGTTGCTCCGCTGGCGGTGTTCTACGGTCTGCGGGCGGCCGGGGTCGGTCTGTGGTGGGCGGTGCTGGCGAGTGCCGTTCCGCCGTTGCTGGAGGGGCTGCTGACGGTGGTGCGGGAGCGGCGTGTCGGGATGCTGGGTGTCCTGGTGCTGAGCATGGTGGCTCTGGGTGCGGCGATGTCGGCGGTGACGGGCAGTCCGCGGTTGATGTTCGCCAAGGACGGCTGGATCACGGGGGTGATCGGACTGGTGTTCCTGGCCACGCTGCGCGGTCAGCCGTTCATGTACCGGGTGCTGTCGTCGGTGGCCAGGGGTGACAAGCGTGCGGAGCTGGAGCGCAACTGGCAGGCGTCGCCGACCTTCCGCCAGGTCATGCGGCGGCTGACGGCGGTCTGGGGTGTGGGTCTGCTGCTCGACTCGGTGGTGCGGGTGGTGCTCGCGTACACGTTGCCCATCGATTCGGTGGTGCTGGTGACCACGCTTCAGTACGTGGCGCTGTTCATGGGCCTGGAACTCTTCAGCCGGCGGTATGCGCGGAAGCCTGCCCGGCTCGCCGTCATCCACAACGAGACCGCGGCCGTGGCTTCCTGA
- a CDS encoding MFS transporter, which yields MSEPEPASPNPYRRIFAAPGTASFTAAGFLGRLTLTMTGVGIITLVSQLTGRYGLAGALSATFALSAAAIGPQTSRMVDRHGQARVLRPTALAAAVAAAAFVVCFDQRAPEWVLFPCAAGIGCAPNVGSMVKARWAEVHQGSPRELHTAYSWEAVVDEVCYIVGPVASIGLSIAWFPQAGVLMAVGFLLVGVFWLTAQRATEPRRHAAAGHRGGTAMGSRGLRVLVATFAAIGGIFGSIDVVTVAFAEAEGHKGAASLALAAYALGSCGAGVVFGLLHLKGTPFGNWCIGLCAMAVTVLPLPLAGNLYALAALLFIAGLCVAPTMVTTMALLEQHVPRDKFTEGMTWTGTGLAMGLALGSTGAGWVVDTSGARAGYLVPAAAGLLAVSAALLGSRHLRRPSVTEEGTTDGRSRLYAD from the coding sequence ATGTCTGAACCGGAGCCTGCGTCGCCCAACCCCTACCGGAGAATATTCGCCGCGCCCGGCACGGCGTCCTTCACCGCCGCCGGATTCCTCGGGCGTTTGACGCTCACCATGACGGGCGTCGGCATCATCACTCTGGTATCCCAGCTCACCGGCCGGTACGGCCTGGCCGGCGCCCTGTCGGCGACCTTCGCGCTGTCCGCCGCCGCGATCGGCCCGCAGACCTCGCGCATGGTGGACCGGCACGGTCAGGCGAGGGTCCTGCGCCCCACCGCCCTCGCCGCCGCCGTAGCCGCGGCGGCGTTCGTCGTCTGCTTCGACCAGCGAGCGCCGGAGTGGGTCCTGTTCCCCTGCGCTGCCGGAATCGGCTGCGCGCCCAACGTCGGCTCGATGGTCAAGGCGCGTTGGGCCGAGGTCCACCAGGGGTCGCCACGTGAACTGCACACCGCCTATTCCTGGGAAGCCGTGGTCGACGAGGTGTGCTACATCGTCGGGCCCGTCGCCTCCATCGGATTGTCCATCGCGTGGTTCCCGCAGGCGGGGGTACTGATGGCGGTCGGATTCCTCCTCGTCGGAGTCTTCTGGCTGACGGCCCAGCGCGCCACCGAGCCCCGCAGGCATGCTGCGGCCGGCCACCGGGGAGGGACGGCGATGGGCTCGCGCGGGTTGCGGGTTCTCGTCGCGACCTTTGCGGCCATCGGCGGGATATTCGGCTCCATCGACGTCGTGACGGTAGCCTTCGCCGAGGCGGAAGGCCACAAGGGCGCGGCAAGCCTGGCGCTCGCCGCGTACGCGCTCGGCTCCTGCGGCGCGGGCGTCGTCTTCGGACTGCTGCACCTCAAGGGCACGCCCTTCGGCAACTGGTGCATCGGGCTGTGCGCGATGGCGGTGACTGTGCTTCCGCTGCCGCTCGCCGGCAACCTCTATGCGCTGGCGGCCTTGCTCTTCATCGCCGGGCTGTGCGTCGCACCGACCATGGTGACCACGATGGCCCTGCTGGAACAACACGTTCCGCGCGACAAGTTCACCGAAGGCATGACGTGGACCGGAACCGGGCTCGCCATGGGCCTGGCGCTCGGCTCCACCGGAGCAGGCTGGGTCGTCGACACCTCGGGCGCACGGGCTGGGTACCTGGTGCCCGCCGCCGCGGGCCTACTGGCAGTCTCAGCCGCTCTTCTGGGCAGCCGACACCTCCGCAGGCCATCCGTGACGGAGGAAGGCACGACGGACGGCCGGTCACGGCTGTACGCGGACTGA
- a CDS encoding putative quinol monooxygenase: protein MNNVGLLARIEAKPEHADDVARMLTEAVQLAEEEKRTVTWFAFRQDATTFGVFDTFENDEDRTEHLRGRIAAALMGAAETMLASAPDIRPVDVLAVKLP, encoded by the coding sequence ATGAACAACGTCGGTCTGCTGGCCCGCATCGAGGCCAAGCCCGAGCACGCCGATGACGTCGCCCGGATGCTGACCGAAGCCGTGCAGCTCGCCGAGGAGGAGAAGCGGACGGTCACCTGGTTCGCCTTCCGTCAGGACGCCACCACCTTCGGTGTCTTCGACACCTTCGAGAACGACGAGGACCGCACCGAGCACCTGCGCGGACGTATCGCCGCCGCGCTGATGGGGGCCGCCGAGACCATGCTCGCCTCGGCGCCCGACATCCGGCCGGTCGACGTGCTCGCGGTCAAGCTGCCCTGA
- a CDS encoding pyridoxal phosphate-dependent decarboxylase family protein: MPPGTTTDQTRPFAAQSRDETAELLTKAVNLGLDFKLQPEVFLERIPSVEARDRLISSFPVNPGTVEDALAEFAETMLPLCKNEASPQFLGFGDTGDDVGALTGGVLALLTQQNLINQSFDSPSATFIEATALRWLRELIGYTNPQVEDLKTVLDFGGVITHGGTMSNSLAMMLAREHKVPGTMETGVRDPGRFSIVVPRDIGHYSVKSALKWIGLGYQVIEVDTEGFRYDLKALERALREHEGRIMSVVVYAGDSRTQTVDDLRGVRDVVRAADERIWLHADACWGLMCSFSDRLCGKIAGIEDYDSVTVDPHKVMAVPHSLGALLVRDPASLKAISSHSGLIMGDDFDCGQVTPFIGTKAWLSLKLWMMMRTHGRSGLAKLAEDRVDKALRFADLVDSHDRLIRLHTVDMMAVTFMYIPADVDVTAPDIERINEANLRIHERMLADGTWHLHHFGLPDDDGVLKYGVTLYPLRFMAANPRIEEHHMTGVLDYILELGATFDEGSL, encoded by the coding sequence ATGCCACCTGGCACGACCACAGACCAGACACGTCCGTTCGCCGCCCAAAGCCGCGACGAGACGGCCGAGCTGCTGACGAAGGCCGTCAATCTGGGACTCGACTTCAAACTCCAGCCCGAGGTGTTCCTCGAACGAATCCCCTCGGTCGAGGCCCGGGACCGGCTGATCTCGTCCTTCCCCGTCAACCCGGGCACAGTCGAAGACGCCCTGGCCGAATTCGCCGAAACCATGCTGCCGCTCTGCAAGAACGAGGCGAGCCCGCAGTTCCTCGGCTTCGGCGACACCGGCGACGACGTGGGCGCGCTCACCGGCGGCGTACTGGCCCTTCTGACGCAGCAGAACCTGATCAACCAGAGCTTCGACTCGCCGAGCGCCACCTTCATCGAGGCCACGGCGCTGCGGTGGCTGCGGGAGCTGATCGGCTACACCAACCCGCAGGTCGAGGACCTCAAGACCGTGCTCGACTTCGGGGGAGTCATCACGCACGGCGGGACGATGAGCAATTCGCTCGCCATGATGCTCGCCCGGGAACACAAGGTGCCGGGCACCATGGAGACCGGGGTGCGGGATCCCGGCCGGTTCTCGATCGTCGTACCGCGCGACATCGGCCACTACAGCGTGAAGAGCGCACTGAAGTGGATCGGCCTCGGCTACCAGGTCATCGAAGTGGACACCGAGGGCTTCCGCTACGACCTCAAGGCCCTGGAGCGGGCGCTGCGGGAGCACGAGGGCCGCATCATGTCCGTGGTGGTATACGCCGGAGACAGCCGCACACAGACCGTGGACGATCTGCGGGGTGTGCGCGACGTCGTGCGCGCGGCCGACGAGCGTATCTGGCTGCACGCCGACGCCTGTTGGGGACTGATGTGCTCCTTCAGCGATCGGCTGTGCGGCAAGATAGCGGGCATCGAGGACTACGACAGCGTGACGGTCGACCCGCACAAGGTGATGGCCGTTCCGCACAGCCTCGGGGCGCTCCTGGTCCGCGACCCGGCAAGCCTCAAGGCCATCTCCAGCCACTCCGGCCTCATCATGGGCGACGACTTCGACTGCGGTCAGGTCACCCCGTTCATCGGGACCAAGGCGTGGCTGTCGCTCAAGCTGTGGATGATGATGCGTACGCACGGCCGGTCGGGACTCGCGAAACTGGCGGAGGACCGCGTCGACAAAGCCCTGCGCTTCGCCGACCTGGTCGATTCCCACGACCGGCTGATTCGCCTGCACACGGTGGACATGATGGCCGTCACGTTCATGTACATACCTGCGGACGTCGACGTCACAGCTCCGGACATCGAGCGGATCAACGAGGCCAACCTGCGTATCCATGAGCGCATGCTGGCCGACGGCACCTGGCACCTGCACCACTTCGGCCTGCCCGATGACGACGGCGTTCTCAAGTACGGCGTGACGCTCTACCCGTTGCGCTTCATGGCCGCCAACCCGCGCATCGAGGAACACCACATGACCGGAGTCCTGGACTACATCCTGGAGCTGGGAGCCACGTTCGACGAGGGCTCGCTGTAG
- a CDS encoding DUF6114 domain-containing protein, which yields MAQTARRAAWRRWRHSRPFSAGLLLVLGGLELICVCWSGLGLLRFTGAAGAASWTLGALLVVAGVTTWRNPDLRHFAGTLAAVLSLVSLVAANLGGLLVGFGLTAVGSALALAWIPQPPVRQRSVT from the coding sequence ATGGCACAGACCGCTCGGCGGGCCGCCTGGCGAAGGTGGCGCCACAGCCGCCCCTTCTCGGCCGGTCTCCTGCTGGTGCTGGGCGGTCTCGAATTGATCTGTGTGTGCTGGAGCGGCCTGGGACTCCTGCGGTTCACCGGCGCCGCGGGCGCGGCCTCGTGGACGCTGGGCGCACTGCTCGTGGTGGCAGGGGTGACGACCTGGCGCAACCCGGACCTGCGTCACTTCGCCGGCACCTTGGCCGCGGTGCTGTCCCTGGTCAGTCTGGTCGCCGCCAACCTGGGCGGCCTCCTCGTCGGGTTCGGGCTGACCGCGGTCGGCAGCGCCCTGGCCCTGGCCTGGATCCCCCAACCACCGGTGCGACAAAGAAGCGTGACGTGA
- a CDS encoding pyridoxal phosphate-dependent aminotransferase — protein MTSQRVHAVRTFPTLAPFRASPVAHDPHDMMRLALSENAVGASPKALAAARAEIERTHWYPHSDGEPLRGLLATHYGLPEQNVIVGNGVDEIILLVALAMSGNARPTVVTANTFAGYTASLEITGHAVTTVPLATAGGIDLDGVCEAASGAACVVVCNPHNPTGTALNAEQVKTLVEVCRDAGALLVLDEAYAEFADATRFGSGLPHLHGEGVVVLRTFSKAYGLAGLRCGYALGDGDLIAAMATIRTALPYNTNRVALAAAAAALADQDHLRTVVDDCAVARQVLSSGLAAMGVRSLPSQTNFLLAHLGDDAPGIIERLADQHRIHIRDMAGLGLSGWARISVPLTRDVPLLTSALSSVTAATGAHV, from the coding sequence ATGACGTCCCAACGTGTACACGCAGTACGTACGTTTCCCACGCTGGCGCCCTTCCGGGCCAGTCCGGTCGCCCATGATCCCCACGACATGATGCGGCTCGCCCTGTCCGAGAACGCGGTGGGCGCCTCGCCGAAAGCCCTGGCCGCCGCACGCGCCGAGATCGAGCGCACCCACTGGTATCCGCACTCCGACGGCGAGCCGCTGCGCGGACTGCTCGCCACGCATTACGGGCTCCCCGAGCAGAACGTCATTGTCGGGAACGGCGTGGACGAGATCATCCTGCTCGTCGCACTCGCGATGTCCGGCAATGCCAGGCCCACCGTGGTGACCGCCAACACATTCGCCGGCTACACCGCCTCACTCGAGATCACCGGCCATGCCGTGACCACCGTGCCATTGGCCACGGCGGGCGGAATCGATCTGGACGGTGTGTGCGAAGCCGCGTCCGGGGCCGCCTGTGTGGTGGTGTGCAACCCGCACAACCCGACGGGCACCGCCCTGAACGCCGAGCAGGTGAAGACCTTGGTCGAGGTGTGCCGCGACGCGGGAGCCCTGCTCGTCCTCGACGAGGCATACGCGGAGTTCGCCGATGCGACTCGGTTCGGCAGTGGTCTGCCCCACCTCCACGGCGAGGGAGTCGTGGTGCTGCGGACCTTCTCCAAGGCATATGGCCTCGCAGGCCTGCGCTGCGGCTACGCACTCGGCGACGGGGATCTCATCGCCGCCATGGCCACGATCCGCACGGCCCTGCCGTACAACACCAACCGGGTGGCGTTGGCCGCCGCCGCGGCGGCGCTCGCCGACCAGGACCACCTGAGGACCGTCGTCGACGACTGCGCCGTAGCCCGCCAGGTGCTGAGTTCGGGGCTCGCGGCGATGGGAGTCCGAAGTCTGCCGTCGCAGACGAACTTCCTTCTCGCACACCTCGGCGACGACGCGCCGGGCATCATCGAGCGCCTCGCCGACCAGCACCGGATCCACATCCGGGACATGGCGGGGCTCGGCCTGTCCGGCTGGGCCCGGATCAGTGTTCCGCTCACCCGCGACGTACCGCTCCTCACCTCGGCTCTGAGTTCCGTGACCGCGGCAACGGGCGCCCATGTCTGA
- a CDS encoding GlxA family transcriptional regulator, translated as MEVSVMAYDGVFDSGLCAALDVLEAANAMRGELPQPPPAWNVTTIGFSRQVRTGAGHIVTAEPASVADTADLLLVPALAERRPDALLERVAGPDLAEVRTLVAERRGLGTPVASACTGTFLLAESGILDGRRATTTWWLAPVFRRRYPTVALDETSMVITSQGVTTAGAAFGHVDLALAVVRMASPALADLVARYLVVDERPSQSAYTIPSALAQSDPLIAAFERWARLHLDTPNSLTEAAQALGVSERTLQRTLRRVLNTTPVRFVQDLRVEQATHLLRTTDLSLETIARKVGYEHAATLRTLLRDRTGATTAGLRTR; from the coding sequence ATGGAAGTCTCGGTGATGGCATACGACGGAGTGTTCGACTCGGGGCTCTGTGCGGCGCTGGACGTCCTTGAGGCGGCCAACGCGATGCGCGGCGAACTGCCCCAGCCGCCCCCCGCCTGGAACGTCACCACGATCGGTTTCAGCCGACAGGTGCGCACCGGCGCCGGGCACATCGTCACGGCCGAGCCGGCGAGCGTCGCGGACACCGCGGACCTGCTGCTCGTACCCGCGCTCGCCGAGCGCCGGCCCGATGCCCTCCTGGAGCGGGTCGCGGGTCCCGACCTGGCCGAGGTGCGCACGCTGGTCGCCGAGCGCCGCGGCCTGGGCACACCCGTGGCCTCGGCCTGCACGGGCACCTTCCTGCTCGCCGAGTCGGGCATCCTCGACGGCCGTCGGGCGACCACCACCTGGTGGCTGGCCCCTGTCTTCCGGCGCCGCTACCCCACCGTCGCGCTCGACGAGACCAGCATGGTGATCACGTCACAGGGGGTGACCACGGCAGGGGCCGCCTTCGGGCACGTCGATCTCGCCCTGGCGGTCGTCAGGATGGCCAGCCCGGCCCTGGCCGACCTCGTCGCCCGCTACCTGGTCGTGGACGAACGTCCCTCGCAGTCCGCCTACACGATCCCGAGCGCTCTGGCCCAGAGCGACCCTCTGATCGCCGCGTTCGAGCGATGGGCGCGCCTGCACCTGGACACGCCGAACAGCCTGACCGAGGCGGCCCAGGCCCTGGGAGTCAGTGAGCGCACGCTCCAGCGCACCCTCCGCCGCGTTCTGAACACCACGCCGGTACGGTTCGTCCAGGACTTGCGCGTCGAACAGGCCACGCACCTGCTCCGCACCACGGATCTGTCCCTGGAGACCATCGCCCGCAAGGTCGGCTACGAGCACGCCGCGACGCTACGCACCCTGCTCCGCGATCGCACGGGCGCCACGACGGCGGGTCTGCGCACCCGCTGA
- a CDS encoding trypsin-like serine peptidase, which yields MVGTFFWNDGTDTGRFCGGTVVQSPGKNIVMSAGHCFDDQDARKNLAFVPQYDDGKKPHGSFTVKPGRIYVDKRYLAKGPDAAADLDFNFLQLEPRGGKNVEDVVGGAELMINAGYNHDPARLIGYPANQKRPLDCTDKTVRYDSTDPKIPGSFLRIACDKYSGGASGGPFLIKRGNGWGIIGVIGGWKTGGDKDDISYSSYLDGDAKALYDDAVNNRQPAGRGVLGKAETWQHAEVMAGGYFTDGNPGTWDYSDLIVRWSDGELTLYRGAGEEADNFDKEIRLTGPNGTWKHAATMAAGDFTGADRDDLIVRWTDGELTLYPDVDEKGFHGEVQLQKPNDLWKHATSITGGRYTTSNKWADDLLVRWSDGEVTLYTDVNRDGFHGEKKLASPNGTWKHASTIASGDFTGNDQHDLMVRWTDGELTLYKDVDQNGFHGETQVKKPNRLWTHATILGAGDYTENRHPDDFLVRWSDGEVSMYPDADETGLNREITLVYPPA from the coding sequence ATGGTCGGCACCTTCTTCTGGAACGACGGCACCGACACGGGCCGCTTCTGCGGTGGCACGGTCGTCCAAAGCCCCGGCAAGAACATCGTGATGAGCGCCGGCCACTGCTTCGACGATCAGGACGCGCGCAAGAACCTCGCGTTCGTCCCGCAGTACGACGACGGCAAGAAGCCGCACGGCTCCTTCACCGTCAAGCCCGGGCGCATCTACGTCGACAAGCGATACCTGGCCAAGGGCCCGGACGCCGCGGCCGACCTCGACTTCAACTTCCTGCAGCTCGAGCCGCGCGGCGGCAAGAACGTCGAGGACGTCGTCGGCGGCGCCGAGCTGATGATCAACGCCGGGTACAACCATGACCCCGCTCGCCTCATCGGCTACCCGGCCAACCAGAAGCGCCCGTTGGACTGCACGGACAAGACCGTCCGCTACGACAGCACCGACCCCAAGATCCCGGGCAGCTTCCTGCGCATCGCCTGTGACAAGTACTCCGGCGGTGCCTCCGGCGGCCCGTTCCTCATCAAGCGGGGCAACGGCTGGGGCATCATCGGCGTCATCGGCGGGTGGAAGACAGGCGGCGACAAGGACGACATCTCCTACAGCTCCTACCTCGACGGCGACGCCAAGGCGCTGTACGACGACGCGGTCAACAACCGTCAGCCTGCCGGTCGCGGAGTCCTGGGCAAGGCCGAGACCTGGCAGCATGCCGAGGTCATGGCGGGTGGCTACTTCACGGACGGCAATCCCGGAACGTGGGACTACTCCGACCTGATCGTGCGCTGGTCCGACGGCGAACTGACCCTGTACCGCGGCGCCGGGGAGGAGGCCGACAACTTCGACAAGGAGATACGTCTCACCGGGCCCAACGGCACCTGGAAGCACGCCGCGACCATGGCCGCGGGCGACTTCACCGGCGCCGACCGCGACGATCTCATCGTCCGCTGGACCGACGGCGAGCTGACGCTGTACCCCGACGTCGACGAGAAGGGCTTTCACGGCGAGGTCCAGCTGCAGAAGCCCAACGACCTCTGGAAGCACGCCACTTCCATCACCGGCGGCCGGTACACGACCAGCAACAAGTGGGCCGACGATCTCCTGGTCCGCTGGAGCGACGGTGAAGTCACCCTGTACACGGACGTCAACCGCGACGGCTTCCACGGGGAGAAGAAGCTCGCCTCGCCCAACGGCACCTGGAAGCACGCCTCGACGATCGCGTCGGGCGACTTCACGGGCAACGACCAGCACGATCTCATGGTGCGCTGGACGGACGGCGAACTGACCCTGTACAAGGACGTCGACCAGAACGGTTTCCATGGCGAGACCCAGGTCAAGAAGCCCAACCGGCTCTGGACGCACGCCACCATCCTGGGAGCCGGCGACTACACGGAGAACCGCCACCCGGACGACTTCCTCGTGCGGTGGTCCGACGGTGAGGTCTCCATGTACCCGGATGCCGACGAAACCGGCCTGAACCGCGAGATCACGCTGGTGTACCCGCCCGCGTAA
- a CDS encoding M1 family metallopeptidase yields the protein MGRRPRPAVSGPLPGWAPAAALLLVMTTACSGSAAGDGAAAVARPGAAGVGDRLFPALGNGGYDVAHYGLTLDYVPETNRLKGTAVITARATQDLSRFDLDLSGLRVRSATVQGEKAQVARSGDEVLVTPAKTVRNDEVFETVVTYDGTPRTIEGDDGGLEGWIETDDGSTALGQPTGSMAWFPGNHHPSDKATYDITVTVPKDAEGDFYDVVSNGRLITEEDKGETMTRHWRTEEPMAGYLAHVSVGYFEIHKGWTRDHLPVYVAVDPDESEGATAVADLVPEIVDWAGGRFGPYPFSSTGAIVDHLPGLDYALETQTKPYFAEVPDEALLVHELAHQWFGNSVTPRKWQDMWLSEGLATYAEWLWEEKQGDRDTDEIFEDFYDGTDAESEGIWAFPPADPPSGERVSDPPVYGRGAMVVHRVRKAVGDETFFDILRTWTRQHRHGNADTRQFVALCESKSGKDLTELFDTWLFGKEKPSRM from the coding sequence ATGGGTCGCCGGCCTCGGCCGGCGGTCTCGGGCCCGCTGCCTGGCTGGGCTCCGGCTGCGGCACTGCTCCTGGTCATGACGACGGCCTGCTCCGGCTCCGCAGCGGGGGACGGTGCCGCCGCGGTCGCGAGGCCCGGCGCGGCCGGCGTGGGTGACCGGCTGTTCCCGGCGCTCGGCAACGGTGGCTACGACGTGGCGCATTACGGACTGACGCTGGACTACGTGCCGGAGACCAACCGCCTGAAGGGCACGGCAGTCATCACGGCACGGGCCACCCAGGACCTGAGCCGCTTCGACCTCGACCTGTCCGGGCTGCGGGTGCGCAGCGCCACGGTACAAGGCGAGAAGGCCCAAGTCGCCCGTTCCGGCGACGAGGTGCTCGTGACGCCGGCGAAGACGGTGAGGAACGACGAGGTCTTCGAGACGGTCGTCACCTACGACGGCACCCCCCGCACGATCGAGGGCGACGACGGAGGTCTCGAAGGCTGGATCGAGACCGATGACGGCTCGACCGCCCTGGGCCAGCCGACCGGCTCCATGGCCTGGTTCCCGGGCAACCATCACCCGTCGGACAAGGCCACGTACGACATCACGGTCACCGTGCCCAAGGACGCGGAAGGCGACTTCTACGACGTGGTGAGCAACGGCAGGCTGATCACGGAGGAGGACAAGGGTGAGACGATGACACGGCACTGGCGCACAGAGGAGCCCATGGCCGGCTACCTCGCCCACGTCTCCGTCGGCTACTTCGAGATCCACAAGGGCTGGACACGCGACCACCTGCCCGTCTACGTCGCCGTCGACCCCGACGAGTCCGAGGGCGCCACCGCTGTCGCGGACCTGGTGCCCGAGATCGTCGACTGGGCGGGCGGACGCTTCGGCCCCTACCCCTTCTCCTCGACCGGCGCCATCGTCGACCACCTGCCCGGGCTCGACTACGCCTTGGAGACCCAGACCAAGCCCTACTTCGCCGAAGTGCCGGACGAGGCGCTGCTCGTGCACGAGTTGGCTCACCAGTGGTTCGGCAACTCCGTGACCCCGCGCAAGTGGCAGGACATGTGGCTCAGCGAGGGGCTCGCCACCTACGCGGAGTGGCTCTGGGAGGAGAAGCAGGGCGACAGGGACACCGACGAGATCTTCGAGGACTTCTACGACGGAACGGACGCCGAGAGCGAGGGCATCTGGGCCTTCCCGCCCGCCGATCCGCCCAGCGGAGAGCGCGTGTCCGATCCGCCCGTCTACGGACGCGGCGCCATGGTCGTGCACAGGGTGCGCAAGGCCGTCGGCGACGAGACCTTCTTCGACATACTCCGTACCTGGACGCGACAGCACCGGCACGGCAACGCCGACACCCGGCAGTTCGTCGCCCTGTGCGAGAGCAAGTCCGGGAAGGACCTGACCGAGCTCTTCGACACCTGGCTCTTCGGCAAGGAGAAGCCGTCCCGGATGTGA
- a CDS encoding DUF6230 family protein: MLALTSLLGGASVLLAGSAAGAVSVAFAGQIPVTVHAARVSGSGLSASPAAGHGGSPPTLATRLEKASVEDACVTSTADLPVAGAVTAVVRIQRASATGLTVKAGAAAARHVSVSGAKFDTARMSLSQATGPFTVGADKVSGSDVTTLPRAFTAGTISASGVTIELHQGTGGCGREDRR, translated from the coding sequence GTGCTGGCCCTGACATCCCTGCTGGGGGGAGCCTCGGTTCTGCTGGCCGGGAGTGCCGCGGGCGCGGTCTCCGTGGCGTTCGCCGGCCAGATCCCGGTCACCGTGCATGCCGCGCGGGTGTCGGGGTCCGGTCTGTCGGCCTCCCCGGCCGCGGGCCACGGCGGGTCGCCGCCGACTCTCGCGACACGGCTGGAGAAGGCCAGCGTGGAGGATGCCTGCGTCACGTCCACCGCCGATCTGCCGGTCGCCGGTGCGGTGACCGCCGTGGTCCGTATCCAGCGGGCCTCGGCCACCGGACTCACGGTGAAGGCCGGAGCGGCCGCCGCCAGACATGTTTCCGTCTCCGGTGCGAAGTTCGACACCGCGCGGATGTCCCTGTCCCAGGCGACGGGCCCGTTCACCGTCGGCGCGGACAAGGTCAGCGGGAGCGATGTGACGACCCTGCCACGGGCCTTCACCGCCGGGACGATCAGCGCCAGCGGTGTCACGATCGAACTGCACCAGGGCACGGGCGGCTGCGGGCGGGAGGACCGCCGGTGA